The Papaver somniferum cultivar HN1 chromosome 3, ASM357369v1, whole genome shotgun sequence genome includes a region encoding these proteins:
- the LOC113359914 gene encoding U-box domain-containing protein 19-like, with the protein MKCKQVSNEFRVLIRTIATALDVLPIGLIDLPNEVKEIVVLVAKQVEKAKSEVELTDERTAVLVTSISNQFENRVAPNPTDLKRVLDYLNIRSWNQCNKEIKFLEEEISTARARGENREVDFLRNLIAFVIYSRVVVFDFIDEHRSSSNNLSIFDNGSNPGSTISCLDSEDFLCPNSLEIMSDPVIISTGHTFDRVSIQKWFKSGNLICPKTGEKLTSIEIVTTKN; encoded by the coding sequence ATGAAATGCAAACAAGTCTCAAATGAGTTTCGGGTACTCATTAGAACCATCGCAACAGCTTTAGATGTTCTTCCGATTGGTTTAATCGATTTACCAAATGAAGTCAAAGAGATTGTTGTTTTAGTTGCTAAACAAGTCGAGAAAGCGAAATCCGAGGTGGAGCTAACTGATGAAAGAACTGCAGTTTTGGTTACTTCCATATCGAATCAATTCGAGAACCGGGTTGCTCCCAATCCGACTGATTTAAAGAGAGTTTTAGATTACTTAAACATTCGAAGTTGGAATCAATGTAATAAGGAGATTAAGTTTTTAGAAGAAGAGATTAGTACTGCAAGAGCTCGGGGAGAAAACAGAGAGGTTGATTTCTTAAGAAATCTGATCGCCTTCGTTATTTATTCTCGCGTTGTGGTTTTCGATTTCATAGACGAACACCGAAGTAGTTCTAACAATTTATCTATATTTGATAATGGAAGCAACCCCGGATCGACGATTAGTTGTTTGGATTCAGAAGATTTTCTATGCCCAAATTCTCTGGAGATTATGTCAGACCCAGTAATAATCTCAACTGGTCATACATTCGATCGAGTTTCAATTCAAAAATGGTTCAAATCAGGGAACTTAATCTGTCCCAAAACGGGCGAGAAACTTACGAGTATCGagatagttacaacaaaaaattaG